In Heptranchias perlo isolate sHepPer1 chromosome 7, sHepPer1.hap1, whole genome shotgun sequence, a genomic segment contains:
- the LOC137323987 gene encoding histamine N-methyltransferase-like, with amino-acid sequence MESLMRPLSSDYSYYLKTFKLFLERSTEHQCLQNVIDENLPDTVTSIGKKEGSSLSVLRVGSGSGKIDFEILGKIQSKHPALSIHNEVVEPNPEQIPSYQDIFSNLNIYMHHVFPGANTSFV; translated from the exons ATGGAATCATTAATGAGACCCCTCTCCTCAGACTACAGCTATTATTTGAAGACTTTTAAACTCTTCCTGGAACGCTCCACTGAACATCAGTGCCTGCAAAATGTTATTGATGAGAATCTTCCAGACACAGTAACCAG CATTGGGAAAAAAGAAGGCTCCAGTCTTAGTGTCCTGAGAGTAGGAAGTGGTTCAG gTAAAATAGACTTTGAAATACTTGGCAAAATTCAGTCCAAACATCCAGCCCTTTCAATTCATAATGAGGTGGTGGAGCCTAATCCTGAGCAAATTCCCAGCTACCAAGATATTTTTTCAAACTTAAATATTTACATGCACCACGTTTTTCCAGGTGCAAACACCAGTTTTGTTTGA